Below is a genomic region from Melanotaenia boesemani isolate fMelBoe1 chromosome 19, fMelBoe1.pri, whole genome shotgun sequence.
TATCCCACACAAGCTCCTGAACTACCTTAAATGCTTTGCTCACAGTCAAAGACTTTGGTGTTGTTTGTCTATATCACCATGCTGTATATTTGTATCATGTGACCAGTTTAGCACACCCCaaatgaagaagaaggaaaTATTTAAGGATtagtttcttattttattactaaCATAAACACTGAAGAACGTGTGAGAAATTGACTGGactcttttttgtgtttttatgttgtactttggatacaaagaaaaaaacacacacagagcctACTACAAACaatgatttgtttaaattttgtaGTACAATGccaaaaaaagttgaaaaaaatgcCCTACCTGTTGAGAATCAGCAGGTGAGCTCCAATATCAGAGCACTTTGTAAAAGCATCATGCCAGGTGGTCAAAAGATTGACATTACTGACCATCCAGTAACAACTGCCAGAAAAACTCTGCCAACCAAGAGGGCAGATGGCTGGAGGCGGGGAGGGGAGAGGAGCAGGGAAAAGTCCAAATAAAAAGTCAGTGTACATTTAAGGGCATTATCAGGACTGGGACCAGAAATGGTGAGCTTACTGTTGAGTGGACGTTTGCACATGTAAGGACGCTCATATCGGCACAAATGAGTCCTCCAGTCTCCAAACTCAGCAGATGCATCTTTGATTATTGCTGTACACGAGCCGAGCTCTGGGTTACTGTTGGAGAATTTAAGTTTTAACAGTTGTTTATCAAATTAGTATCAGAGTATAATTTACTATTATTTAGATATTATGTCTCACACTGCAGGTTGCCCTGTGCCCCAGTTTGTATATGACAACTGGAGAGAATCAGACCAGGCAAGATTGGTGTTCCCAGCTTCAACTTGACATGAAATCTTGTTGCATTTCTGGAGAAATAAAGCTCATCTTCACATTCATGTACTCAATGTGaatcatttttataaaactatAAGAAGCCAGTGTGCTTCTCAGAGCCACAGCAGTCCCTCACCAGAGAGGAGAGCCCAATCCAAAAGTCCAGGTTTGAATCTGCTATTGTTCCTGTCACATAGGTGTTCTCTTCTTCTGATGTTATGGACACCATGTCTGCTCCCTCCAGCACACAGTCATGTCTGGCTGCTATCCAGTTCTTCCACGTATCCAACTTAAGCTTGTAGCAGTTGGAGCCAAACGGCCTCCACCCATTGGCCAAGTCGCACTGTGGAGCAGGATCGTCTGTTGgccagagaaggaaaaaaaaatgtttctgctgcAACTGCAAGCCAGTCAAGtgagaaataatttaataaaacatgctCCCGTTGATGCTAATTATGAAGAAGAAGTACGTGTCTGAGGAGctcaaaatgagtcaaaacTTAGATGAATATATCAAGAAATGCAACGGACTGAAAAGTATTGTAGGTTTACTTAAATTCAAACTTACAGAAATTATTAAAGCAGTATTCACTTTAACATCTGTAACTGTTTTAGCTATAGCAActgcaaagatttaaaaacaagttaGACTTTAGTTACTCTAGTTTACTTACGGTTAATGTGCTTGCAGATATATTTCCTTTTGACATCACAGTTTTCATCATTCCAGTGTCCCAAGCTATATCCGACCACCTGACCACAATGCTCATTATCATTCCAGTTATCAGGCTGGCCTTGGTTCCAATATCTGAAGCAGGGAAGagggttgttttgttgttggataAGCaccaaaaaaattatttacactTCCATTTAATGCCTCTCTTAAATTCCTTTAATTAGGAGCCCAATCTTccattaacaaaataaataaataaataaaaataagtttttatgaataaatgaaatataatgagagaaataaaatatggaGTAGTGGGGTAATAGCTGAATTACATACGATAAGTATTCTATAAAAGGACTTCCATCAGTCCACTCCCAGACTCCTTCTACTACTCGGTCATTCAAGCCGATCCAGAAGATCTCTGAGCTGATTTGTGTCCTCACCCATAACTAAAAACAAGACATAAAAATAGAGGAACATTAAGAAAGCATGCATCgtaatatattttattagtgACATCTCCTTTGGGTTTATGTGCCTCACCCTCTCATGAATGCTCTGAATGCTCATCAGGTTGCTGTTCTGCTGCAGACAGTATGCGTTCGCCTCCATCCATGACTTTGTATCGCTGGAAAAGAAGTAACATTTGCTCTCGTACTCCCTCCAGCCAGCCTGACACTGACAAtaacctgaaaaagaaaaagtaaaacaagaaagAGCAAATAAATATGTGAAACTGATTAGAGAATACAACCTACCTCTCTGCTTTGGTGACACTTAATCCCTAAAAAGTATGTTATTCCCTTCATCTGCTTCGGTTTCCAGATAGGTCAGAGCACTGATCAGTCATTATTAAAAAGGGGATTGTTTAAAAATAGTACTCATGGTAGGAAATTTGAATCTAATGGtgataaaacagtttttatttattttttttatcctctgtgGATATCACAGTTATAATCCTTAAATGTGAGGCTGTAGTGCCTCCTACCAACTccaactgtttttatttattttatgcccCAATATAAAATGGACTTGTATGAAACTGATGACATGGACCTAACACTAAGCCTTATCTTTTTAATAACCAGGAGgactaaaacaattaaaatattctgattatgCTGCATGTTTCATAAGTGCAAACGTTGCCTAGTTGACGGGTAGTCATTTAAACACTAATCAATCATAAAAGTCTCATGACAGATCCACAGTTTAACCATGTCAGGCATCTCTGAGCACCTTACACACATCTACAGGTGAATGTTTGACTTTAACAACTTAACAGACACTAAAGAATCACATGCTTTTCACATGTCTTTAATTGGCTGAGGGGCCAGGATAGGACCACTGAGAGCTGAACTCATCTGTCAACGATTGACCATGCAAAATattctgatatttttcttttagagaCAGTTGTTAAAATCAGCAAAAACTGGCACTAAACTACTGCTGGAGCCACTTCCCCAGTCTTTTAACTGGAAAAAGaacctttaaataaagtttttgttaAGAAAAACTGCTtattaaggaataaaaatatagaaataaagctTCTCACGTTATGTTTATTTCCCTGCTCTGATTAGAGGCATTAAAATGAGATATAATATTAATTCAACAGATCTTGTCCTATATGAACCCCTCCATCCCAGGTCAGAatatacttttaaatatttttacaaagcCATTTAACCAATATTATCGTACATTAGAAGTCATTATCAGGTAAAATAGCACATTATGTTGATTTGCCTTATTTAAAATGCCtcttattaaatataaatcagGCTAGGTACtccatagaaaaaaaatccaaagaaaatattgttgCAAATATGAGACATAAACTTACCGCAGGCGAGAAGAGCAGCAAAGCTGAGCAGCCCCAGAAGAACTCTTCTgtgcatttttaacttttctttgttcACTTTTCAACCTGTTGTTCTGCACATTTTAGTaaacagcacttttttttctgacttctcCTGAGCTTGgcagtgtgtgttggtgtgtgtgtgtttgtatgcgATGTGCTGGATGTCCAAGTGTGCAGACCTCTGAGCATCTTCTCTTTAGTTCACCTCTTTTCAACGTTTACCCAGAGTCCAAAGACTGAAAGCAGTAAAACACAGATGATACACATTCGACCTCTTGACTCTTTTTTAAAAACGAGTTTGCAACAAACATCTAtaaaactttagaaataaaaatttagaCTCAAGTGTGCTAAATTAAAAGTTAAGCTAGTAGATATTTAGACATAAACACCAACTATAATCATAAATCCTTATATTTTCCTAAATTAAAACCTTGTTacatttgtaattatttttaaaaaacattttttgattttctttattagtCTTTGCATTCATAATAaacaatatatacatatatatatatatatatatatatatatatatatatatatatatatatatattaaaatattcaacTAAATACatccttttaaaaatgactaaatgtagGTAATTTAAGAGTAAACTGACCTGATCttattgaataaaaacacatttaagctGCAGATGCTGCgcttcatttaattgttttaatgattttcatATTGAAAACTGTGACAAGGAGCTCATATCAGATAATAATGCTTTAAACATGGAAACGGTTTTATCTAAATCGTTTAACATCACAATCTTCCAACAAATGCAAACTGTGTATTGTTTAAAGATTACGATTTTATGTGAGCGCACATCGGACACTGAAAGCATCCTGCCCAGAAAACACAATTTATAACCACGTTTACAGTCAGTAAACTGCCCGTCCTCTGCTTCCTCCTGTTACTTTTTAACATGGTTTAATAGGATGTTACCAAAcagtgcacatttaaaatgcatttttcatgTATACAGTGCAGCCCGGGAAACATACGAGGAGCAACCTCATCAATCTGCATTAAGGTTAACTGTCAAATAAGCAGAAACAAGTACATCTAACGAGTGTTGTgcacaataaaataatcttttatgAAAGGGGTATCACAACAAACCTGATTGTTGAGACAATCTCTAACCACCCATGGTTTTAAGTAAGTTCAGGTCAGAAGTCAAACCAGTTTAGGAAAAAACAGAGGAATCCCATTAGTGAGCTTTACACATAACTTTATTGTACCAATTTATACCAATATCATGTAAATATAGCACAAGATAGAAGCAGTCAAAAGGAGAAAGTACAACACATATCCAAGTTACATATCCAAGTTTAGAAAAGACAAAATTTGCTTCATATTTGGTGTAAAAATGATTGATAGTATTCGCACCAGTGGCCCACAAATAGCGTAATATGCATCTCTTACTGTACAAATtgtaaatataatttctttaaaagttatcTGTGCCACTGCTCTCAAAACTAAACTGCCAGAATTGCAGCGAtagtcatttaaataaacatccTCAAACTTAACGTGAAATTTTTCAAttcagacaaaaatatattcagacttcACATCTATTCTAAGAAAATAGTGCACAACAACGAATAATATAGTAAAGACTAATATCAAAGATACAACAGTTTGACAATACAAAAATGTCTATACATTGAAATATTATGGGACTATCTGCAGACACAAACCTCGGCTAAATCTCATAAAGCAAATTGATTAGGATTTCTGACAGTCCAGCTATcgtcaaagaaaaacaaatcttagATTGATCTGCTCAGTCGGGTAAAACTGGCATAGAAGGGGATCACCATGTTGCTCTGATCACTGCTCGACCTTCATGTAAGAGGTGTGACACCTCTCTCAGTTAGGAAACTGAAGTAAATAAAGTGACTCGCATTCAGCAGGCAAATGAACCGGATCTTGGAGTGTGATTCCCAGAGTATCTTAAATCTCAGCTGAGAACTGCTTCAACTCAAGGAgcttaaaatgattatttaaaacatattaatgGCACAGTCCAGATAAATCTGCAGAAATAAAATCTCAAACACAgctttaaaaagtcaaactACTGTAGCAGGAGTGTTTTTCCTGGAGCAAGATCACAGGAAATCTTAGCTTATCTATGTGAAGCTTCATATCCCATTTCACAGAACTGAAGATGTCAACGTTTTAACCACTCAGGCTGGTAAAGATCTATCATAACCTACACGGAGAACAACATGTGCAGAGCTTTTTAGAGACAAGAAACTCTTTCTTACTAGCGCCAATCATTCTCAGGAGGtttgtcttaaaataaaaaaaggctccGCTACTATTGTCCCCttaaaaaatagagaaaactatgtcaaatgcaaacaaacaggagaaaatACAGTACAAAATACTACATCAATGATTTTAATTAACACCAGCAGGAGTCTGGAATTACGTCATTGTGTCACTTCAGGTTTCAAGTGTGGAAATTCGAGCGAATATTCCTCAGTCGTTTTGTGCCAACTCAGCATCAGCCTTCAGTAAGATGCTCATGCTCAGCAATAACAGTAACGTTAGTCTGTGTGCTTTGTGTGCTGTGCTTGTTCAGAGATCTGACGGTGACCTGGCAGGCGACACGGGATTGTCGTCACATACAGTTGACCACGTTGCTGGAGCCCTGGCCGACGTCTCTGATCTGGCTGACGTGAGACGAACACACAGCGACTCCAGCGCCGGCCCGGCAGTGGGACACAGAGCCCACCAGCTCCCATCTAAACAACGaagacacacaaataaaatgagCTCACCAAATAAACTCTGAACTTGAGAAGATTCAGACTATAATCAAGTTAAATAATATGCCATGAAGTGGGTTAATAATTACACTTGGTTAGATTTCttgaaattgaaaataaataaaaaattggtcTTTAGACAAGAAATATCTTTGaaagtttctgaccttaaagaaatatgtgtttctggttcattttaatggcacactgacatttataatGTACGTTCCTGGAGCGGCTTTTGCTTGGTAAGGTGCCAGGGCTGAAAAAACTCACTTCCtaactttgtgttccagcctaAAACATCACTTTACAGCACCATGTCACACACCAACAACATGCTGGCTGTTTTAAACATGCACAAAATTAAACTTGCACTTCATGAATTCTTGTTTAAATTAATCTTGTTTTAAGATCTTTTCtctcaaaaagagaaaaacaacattaaaagaaGCATTGACTGgttagtttttagtttgttttttactgcaATAAGGACTTGGAAAGAGTGTTTCACCacttgttttaagatatttGTCACTTGTTCAAAGTCTggaattgttttatttcaggaAATCGTACCAAGTCTAATTATCTTACGCACTCGCACATTTTGTCAAGTGATTATAGTTTAAATTTTCTCaagttagatgtttttttttccttatattaGGATAGCCATGTGCAGTGTGTGAAAGCTGGTACTGGGAGGTCTGGAAACAagttttcagaaaaataaaacggTGTGAGAGACAGTGTGATCTCAAGCAGTGTCTCAGATTTAACttaatgtgtgtaaaataacTAATTTTAGGATTTAGTAACTAATAAAAAAACTCTCAAAACCTGATAAACAATCTCAGACATTCTGCTCTTGCCTAATATAAAACCTTcaaaaacaagctgaaaaaGGACTTTTTGGCTGAACATAAGATTGTAAGACTTGGTTAGATAGGCTATTCTTGCAGTAGTGCTCCAATCAGATCATAGAAATTACTCAAATGACAACATATGATATGCAGAGAACTAATGATAAGCATGAAAAGAAAGTTGATGGTACAGCTCACAAAGAGTCCTATAGAAGTGGTCTGTGCGAGTATCAGCTGGTTCAGCTTAACTCCACTGAATGCCTAAATAATGCTATGTTCAATTTGTCATCACATTAAAAGGACGAAGTTTTGAAGCAATCCTCTTCACCTGTTCATTCTCGGCTCAAAAGCCTCCACTGTGTTCAGGTATATGTTTCCATTGTGTCCCCCGACCGCAAACACTCTCCCCATGACAGTAGCAACCCCGACACCACCGCGTGGGGTGGTGAGCTCAGACACGTACTCCCAGCGGTGCATTCGGGGGTCAAAGCGCTCTACAGAACTCAGGGGTGAGTTGTCATCAAAACCACCTAATAAAGATCACAGGAAAGACAAATATTGCTGTGAAAAAAGATGTTATCAACAACAACTAACACTTTAACTTTAAGTTCTCTTGttatttgtttgcttatttGGTTCAAGTGGTGATATGACAGAAAGCGAATGCTAAAATAAAGTTCAAATTTCAGCAGTGTAATAAAATGATCATCCTCTGTGAATCAGCTATCAAGTAAAAATGAACTTTTGTCTTAATTCACGCCACTGTATATAAAACTGAAGGGTGTGGACTCAAAGCATGTGATGTGGGTGCATCAGAAAAGCACCAGTCGGCAAACCATCTTCGGAATGCTCTTTACGACTCCAACAAACATTATCTGACTCTCAAAACCAAAGTGATGAACACAGATCATCACAGTCCTCTCACCCACTACATAGAGGCAGCCATTGAGTTTGCTGACTCCATTCCCGGCCCGTCGTTGGCCCATCTCACTGACTTCTGTCCACTTGTTTAGGTGAGGATTAAACCTTTCCACACTGGACAGCGACGCCACGCCATCGTTTCCACCCACTGCATAGACGTAACTCTGACAGGGAGAGGATACAAATCAGTGAaaggcagaagaaaaaaaaaaaaaaatcacacaacaGACATGAAATGCTAACTTTGCTAATTAGTTTTTACCCCCAAAGCAACTGATCCCACCCCTCCTCTGGGTGTGTTCATCGGGGCCACAGCACTCCAGCTGTCACTTTCAATGTCATAACGCTCCACATCATTGAAGCAGGAGTTGTCATCCAAACCTCCAATAGCATATATAGGACCACCAAGAGCTGCCAAGGCTATACCCCTCCTGAAACACAGATCCGTGCTCAAAATTTGCACTATTGTACTTAACACGGTAAGAGGAACAGTAGAAGAAAAATGGCTCATTGaaacaaatgtataatttaCGAACAATCTGATCTACTTCTGactaaagtgaaataaaaaaatagaacttggagagaaaaaaatctgtgatttaaaaatgtttcactaCAGTCTACAACCTTTTGGTGTTCATAGAGGCTTTCATCATCCACTTGTTAGTGAGGGGATCAAACATCTCCATGTTGCCTAGGTGTTCATTGCCATCATGGCCACCAACAGCATACACTTTgcctaaaaaacaacaaaaaatatgtgtaaagtttaatctttttttaaaaataataaactggagGTTTGACTAGTGGCACATCAGTTATGTGTCTAGGTGGTTGTATATTCAGGTAGAGTAAAAATACCCTATTTTCTAAACCAGACTTATTTGACCCTTTGTAGTGTTGCCATAAGAAGCCCCTCTTACCTCCGACAGATATTACCCCCACATGCCGTCGTCTGCTGTTCATTTCAGGACCAAAGAACCAGCTGTTTTTAGTGATGGAGTAGCATTCAATGCTCCGAAATGGGTCACCAGAACCTCCCCGGCCACCAACACAGAATAAAACCCCTGAGGAAGCGTTTAGACATGGCAATAGGTTGGTACATTTTCAGAATATAATTCATACTTTATCACGTgtgaaaattaatattaaacACAATATTTCATAATAGTAAAACATGTACTAAATTAAAGATGATTAACTTTGTATAAAAATGATAAGTTATCACaactgtttattattatattatccTTGCTGAATGAATTAGTGCCAACTCAATAAGATATGTTTATGATGGAATATAAAATTAGGATTtataattatttgtattttaagaaATGCCAAACCAGAGTGCAATGCCATAACCCAGAACGGATGTCTTTTATTAGATATtctgtgcatgttttttatgtggGAGATGATGGATTACAA
It encodes:
- the LOC121630418 gene encoding C-type lectin domain family 4 member E-like encodes the protein MHRRVLLGLLSFAALLACGYCQCQAGWREYESKCYFFSSDTKSWMEANAYCLQQNSNLMSIQSIHERLWVRTQISSEIFWIGLNDRVVEGVWEWTDGSPFIEYLSYWNQGQPDNWNDNEHCGQVVGYSLGHWNDENCDVKRKYICKHINHDPAPQCDLANGWRPFGSNCYKLKLDTWKNWIAARHDCVLEGADMVSITSEEENTYVTGTIADSNLDFWIGLSSLVRDCCGSEKHTGFL